In Pedobacter sp. WC2423, the following are encoded in one genomic region:
- a CDS encoding TerD family protein — protein sequence MAIQLEKKKPISISKEKPGLTHIIAGLGWDPAHVNGQSVDLDLSLFMLNGNGKLLADEYFIFYNNATSPDGSAHYPGDSRGGEGDGDDEVIQIDLAKINPEVEFLYFAVTIDQSETRGHNFGHVLNSYINIRNAADNSILCQYLLKDNFTSEDSLIIATISRNGGNWNVEALGQAFSGGLNTLIDLYQ from the coding sequence ATGGCTATACAATTAGAAAAGAAAAAACCGATATCAATTAGTAAAGAAAAACCAGGACTAACACACATTATAGCAGGTTTAGGTTGGGATCCTGCCCATGTTAATGGGCAAAGTGTAGATCTGGACTTGTCATTATTCATGTTGAATGGAAATGGTAAACTCCTGGCAGATGAATATTTCATCTTTTATAACAATGCGACAAGTCCGGACGGGTCTGCCCATTATCCCGGGGACAGCAGAGGTGGTGAAGGTGATGGAGACGATGAAGTTATCCAGATTGATTTAGCTAAAATAAACCCGGAAGTTGAGTTTTTATATTTTGCGGTTACTATTGATCAAAGTGAAACAAGAGGGCATAATTTCGGTCACGTACTAAACTCTTATATCAACATCAGAAATGCGGCTGATAATTCAATTTTATGTCAGTACCTGTTGAAGGATAATTTCACATCCGAAGATTCCCTGATCATTGCAACTATTTCCAGAAATGGCGGGAATTGGAATGTAGAAGCACTTGGGCAAGCCTTCTCCGGAGGTTTAAATACACTAATAGATTTATATCAATAA
- a CDS encoding OmpA family protein has protein sequence MAFNLNKNEDSAPQDSSGKAKGSAKFDLSKKETAAVPETTHPAKSKTWIIGLIGVLIIGGGIWYYSAHTKTADTIQHTSTEAIPLDPVAAVVAETQPKLQHGIVDTSVTASTTSQARPVVENVANAHKAASLNRKIPVSFRQGSSAFTRINKKIIKRIIAYLSENPAALIHINGYASSEGSLAINQTISQARADAFKKYLVSNHIAESRIIATGKGIENPIASNDSNAGRKKNRRVEIALPADQVKHSPD, from the coding sequence ATGGCATTTAATTTAAATAAAAATGAGGATTCTGCTCCACAGGATTCATCTGGTAAAGCTAAAGGCTCAGCTAAATTTGACCTTTCAAAAAAGGAGACAGCAGCAGTTCCCGAAACAACGCATCCTGCAAAATCGAAAACATGGATTATCGGGTTGATTGGTGTTTTAATAATAGGCGGGGGGATCTGGTATTATTCAGCTCATACAAAAACAGCGGACACTATTCAGCATACATCAACTGAAGCCATTCCATTAGATCCGGTTGCGGCAGTTGTAGCTGAAACTCAGCCTAAATTACAGCATGGTATAGTGGATACATCTGTTACGGCTTCAACTACCAGTCAAGCCAGGCCTGTCGTTGAAAATGTAGCTAATGCTCATAAGGCAGCCAGTTTAAATCGTAAAATTCCCGTTTCTTTTCGTCAGGGCTCTTCTGCTTTTACCAGGATAAACAAAAAAATAATTAAACGTATTATTGCTTATTTGTCTGAAAACCCTGCTGCATTAATACATATAAACGGATATGCAAGTAGTGAAGGTTCTTTAGCCATTAATCAGACTATCTCTCAGGCAAGAGCAGATGCATTCAAAAAATACCTGGTTTCAAATCATATTGCGGAAAGCAGGATCATTGCAACGGGGAAAGGAATTGAAAATCCAATCGCATCAAATGATAGTAATGCTGGCAGGAAAAAGAATAGAAGAGTTGAGATTGCACTTCCGGCTGATCAGGTTAAACACTCACCCGATTAA
- a CDS encoding TerD family protein, which translates to MSSFNLSKGDRFSLSKAAPGLSIVKIGMGWNPNDEPGGPEFDLDVSAFSIGNDFKIPSDSYFTFYGQLRMGNKIEDKIEKGLFRPLTEDGAIVGAIDDPDGTRSNGDDDEDMFIDLTKVSHKIEQIIICCTICKYPHDNKKDRRTLGLSFGQVNDCYIRIVDENSGNEILRYELKDQYTNEDALEFGRLFRVGDTWEFEAMGRAHSGSLQTLVDMYT; encoded by the coding sequence ATGAGCAGTTTTAATTTAAGTAAAGGGGATAGATTTTCCCTTTCCAAGGCAGCGCCTGGACTATCAATTGTGAAAATCGGAATGGGATGGAATCCTAATGATGAACCAGGAGGGCCAGAATTTGATCTTGACGTATCTGCATTTTCAATTGGCAATGATTTTAAAATCCCTTCAGATTCCTATTTCACGTTTTATGGTCAGCTGCGTATGGGGAATAAAATTGAAGACAAAATAGAGAAGGGCTTGTTCAGGCCGCTAACTGAAGATGGAGCTATTGTCGGGGCTATTGATGATCCCGATGGAACCAGAAGTAATGGCGATGATGATGAAGATATGTTCATTGATTTAACGAAAGTCAGCCACAAGATCGAACAAATTATTATTTGCTGTACGATTTGTAAATATCCTCATGACAATAAAAAAGACCGTAGAACTTTAGGGCTCAGCTTTGGACAAGTAAATGATTGCTATATCCGTATTGTTGATGAAAACAGCGGAAACGAAATTCTCCGCTATGAGCTGAAAGATCAGTATACCAATGAAGACGCACTTGAATTCGGCAGATTATTTCGTGTTGGTGATACCTGGGAATTCGAAGCTATGGGCAGAGCGCATAGCGGCAGCTTGCAAACATTAGTAGACATGTACACCTAA